The Blautia hydrogenotrophica DSM 10507 genome window below encodes:
- a CDS encoding TrkH family potassium uptake protein: protein MFFNKTKIQPGQIIIVGFAGTILIGALLLMLPFATKDGRGAEFIDALFTATSATCVTGLVVFDTFTYWSVFGQVIILLLIQVGGMGVVTMAITIFIVTGRKIGLNQRFLMQESISAPQMGGIVRLTGFIIKSTILMESVGAILLAIRFCPQMGLGKGLWFAVFHSITAFCNAGFDLMGEKGEFSSLTHYEADPIVNLTIMLLIIIGGIGFFVWDDLRKNKLRFRYYRLQTKLVLVTTACLLILPAVYFFFAEFGKSVWGFSSLSERIWASVFQSVTPRTAGFNTVDLTLAAEPTVFLIIVLMVIGGSPGSTAGGFKTTTLATAILCIRSVFRKQDHIQCFGRRLPSEIIRHTTALCTLYLILFLTGGVLICSLEDIPLLTALFETASAIGTVGLTLGITPELGDASHIILILLMYFGRVGGLTMIYALHGDQVPVMAQMPKEKITVG from the coding sequence ATGTTTTTTAATAAAACAAAAATACAGCCGGGACAGATCATCATCGTGGGATTTGCCGGCACGATTTTAATCGGAGCGTTGTTGCTGATGCTGCCTTTTGCGACGAAAGATGGGAGGGGAGCGGAATTTATCGACGCTCTTTTTACTGCCACATCTGCAACCTGCGTGACGGGATTGGTTGTCTTTGATACGTTTACTTATTGGAGTGTGTTTGGCCAGGTGATTATTCTCCTGCTGATTCAAGTGGGCGGTATGGGAGTCGTCACTATGGCGATCACTATATTTATAGTTACGGGCAGAAAGATTGGTCTAAATCAACGCTTTTTGATGCAGGAATCTATTTCTGCACCTCAGATGGGAGGAATCGTCAGGCTGACAGGATTTATCATTAAATCGACGATTCTGATGGAAAGCGTGGGAGCAATTTTGCTGGCTATTAGATTTTGTCCGCAGATGGGGCTGGGCAAGGGGCTTTGGTTTGCGGTCTTTCATTCTATCACGGCTTTTTGTAATGCAGGATTTGATTTGATGGGAGAAAAGGGGGAATTTTCTTCTCTGACTCATTACGAAGCGGACCCTATTGTAAATCTCACGATTATGTTGTTGATTATCATCGGAGGTATTGGATTTTTTGTCTGGGATGATCTAAGAAAGAATAAATTGAGATTTCGGTATTACCGATTGCAGACGAAACTTGTTCTGGTTACGACAGCTTGCCTCTTGATACTTCCGGCAGTCTATTTTTTCTTTGCCGAATTTGGTAAGTCTGTCTGGGGATTTTCATCGTTGTCTGAGCGGATATGGGCTTCAGTTTTTCAATCTGTTACGCCTCGAACTGCAGGCTTTAATACGGTAGATTTGACGCTGGCAGCGGAACCCACGGTTTTTCTGATTATCGTACTCATGGTAATCGGTGGTTCGCCGGGGTCTACGGCGGGTGGATTTAAGACTACGACGCTGGCGACGGCGATTCTGTGTATCCGTTCGGTGTTTCGTAAACAGGACCATATACAATGTTTTGGCAGGAGGCTTCCTTCTGAGATTATCAGGCATACGACGGCTCTTTGTACTCTGTATCTGATTTTGTTCTTGACGGGAGGAGTGCTGATCTGTTCCTTGGAGGATATACCACTTCTGACAGCTTTGTTTGAGACGGCGTCCGCTATCGGAACGGTGGGGCTGACGCTGGGGATAACTCCGGAGTTGGGGGATGCCTCACATATAATTTTGATACTGCTGATGTATTTTGGACGCGTGGGCGGTCTTACAATGATATACGCGCTGCATGGAGATCAGGTTCCAGTGATGGCTCAGATGCCTAAGGAGAAGATCACAGTAGGCTAA
- the crcB gene encoding fluoride efflux transporter CrcB — translation MIDGMRESFFVAALSVGCGGFVGSVFRYCLSLIQVRWEFPMMTFVTNILGAVLIGMIAQAALVFISMPPNFLLFMKTGVCGGFTTFSTFSLESVTLIENHQIRTAVLYIALSILCCVVGVLLGKWIGMKVFS, via the coding sequence ATGATAGATGGAATGAGAGAGAGCTTTTTTGTGGCAGCCTTATCTGTAGGCTGCGGAGGCTTTGTGGGTTCTGTGTTCAGATATTGTCTGAGTCTGATTCAAGTGAGGTGGGAGTTCCCCATGATGACGTTTGTTACGAATATTCTCGGTGCGGTGCTGATTGGGATGATTGCTCAGGCGGCGTTGGTGTTTATCTCAATGCCGCCGAATTTTTTGCTTTTTATGAAGACTGGTGTCTGCGGAGGATTTACGACATTTTCTACGTTTTCTTTGGAGTCGGTTACACTGATTGAAAATCATCAGATTAGGACGGCTGTGCTCTATATAGCTTTGAGTATTCTCTGCTGTGTGGTTGGGGTTCTGTTGGGAAAATGGATAGGGATGAAAGTATTCTCCTGA
- a CDS encoding RNA polymerase sigma factor, with translation MLDMDVVYQRHAEMVFRFLMTLCRDEDTAEELTQETFYQAVRSSKKYDGSCKVSTWLCQIAKHLWFRELDRRRKKTSLPLQEEMVSQNSALEERVCIQEEKMEVFRRVHILDETSKEVLLLRITGSFSFREIGEIFGKNENWARVTFYRAKQKIAKGEKKNEM, from the coding sequence ATGCTGGATATGGATGTCGTCTATCAAAGACATGCGGAAATGGTGTTTCGTTTTTTGATGACACTGTGCAGGGATGAGGATACGGCAGAGGAGCTGACTCAGGAGACTTTCTATCAGGCAGTGAGAAGCTCGAAAAAATATGACGGAAGCTGCAAGGTCTCCACCTGGCTCTGTCAGATTGCGAAGCATCTGTGGTTTCGAGAGCTGGACAGAAGGAGGAAGAAGACAAGCCTGCCGCTTCAGGAAGAGATGGTATCCCAAAATTCTGCGTTGGAGGAAAGAGTCTGTATCCAGGAAGAAAAGATGGAGGTATTTCGGAGAGTACACATTTTGGATGAGACCTCCAAGGAGGTTCTCCTGCTTCGGATAACCGGAAGCTTTTCTTTCAGGGAGATTGGTGAGATATTTGGAAAAAATGAGAACTGGGCGCGGGTTACATTCTACCGGGCCAAACAAAAAATAGCGAAGGGAGAGAAGAAAAATGAAATGTGA
- a CDS encoding potassium channel family protein — MKSILLVGLGRFGRHMAIKFRELRHEVFAIDWNEERVNECLQYVTNAQIGDSTNEQFIASLGVRNFDLCIVTIGDNFQSSLETTALLKEMGGRFVIARASRDVHAKFLLRNGADDVIYPERQMATWAAVRYSSDHVFDYVELTKEYSIYETTVPTAWIGKSILELEVRQRYQVNILATKHDGQLDSLPGPDHVFRESERLFVMGNNKHLAKFLRIN; from the coding sequence ATGAAATCTATATTGCTGGTTGGTTTGGGCCGATTCGGACGACATATGGCGATTAAGTTTAGAGAATTAAGACATGAAGTGTTTGCTATTGACTGGAATGAGGAGCGGGTCAATGAATGTCTGCAATATGTGACAAACGCGCAGATTGGGGACAGCACCAATGAACAGTTTATTGCGTCCTTGGGTGTGAGGAATTTTGATCTTTGCATCGTCACGATCGGTGATAATTTCCAAAGCTCTCTAGAAACTACGGCTCTCCTAAAAGAGATGGGTGGTCGTTTTGTGATTGCCAGGGCCAGCCGGGACGTTCATGCGAAGTTCCTGCTGCGCAACGGAGCTGACGACGTGATTTATCCAGAGCGGCAGATGGCTACCTGGGCGGCAGTACGCTACAGCTCAGACCATGTATTCGACTATGTTGAGCTGACAAAAGAGTATTCGATCTATGAGACTACAGTTCCAACTGCGTGGATTGGAAAGTCGATTTTGGAGTTGGAAGTAAGGCAGCGCTATCAAGTCAATATTCTGGCGACGAAGCATGACGGACAACTGGATTCCTTGCCGGGGCCGGACCACGTGTTCCGGGAATCGGAGAGACTATTTGTCATGGGAAACAACAAACATCTGGCAAAGTTTTTGAGAATCAACTGA